One Candidatus Bathyarchaeota archaeon DNA segment encodes these proteins:
- a CDS encoding M55 family metallopeptidase — MKVYILTDLEGVSCVVSEVQTIPSVAKAMGLFWGRKEFDTARRLLTGEVNAAVEGALRGGATEILVNDGHGGVVGPSNLVLEELHEEAQYVIGSPRESPLAGLNESVDAVFMIGYHAMSDTPGGVLEHTMSSRTIACVRLNGRRIGEVGIEAAIAGALGIPVALVTGDDKTCEEARRLLKDVETVVVKKGLGRYSAICLAPKKTRKLIADAAEKALRRLDEFKPLTFEPPITLEIEFQRRVHAEARLRAEGELVGDRTVVYRGDSVLDVMRMAGWY, encoded by the coding sequence TTGAAGGTTTATATCCTTACAGACCTTGAAGGCGTAAGCTGCGTCGTCAGCGAGGTTCAGACCATCCCTAGCGTGGCTAAAGCCATGGGGCTTTTCTGGGGTAGGAAGGAGTTCGACACAGCTAGGAGGCTTCTGACGGGTGAGGTTAACGCGGCGGTCGAGGGTGCTTTAAGGGGTGGAGCCACGGAGATACTGGTGAACGATGGACATGGAGGCGTGGTCGGACCGAGCAACCTGGTTTTAGAGGAGCTTCACGAAGAAGCCCAATACGTGATAGGCTCTCCGAGGGAGAGCCCCTTAGCGGGTCTGAACGAGTCGGTCGACGCCGTGTTTATGATAGGATACCACGCCATGTCCGACACCCCAGGAGGGGTTCTCGAGCACACCATGAGTTCTAGGACCATAGCATGTGTAAGGCTGAACGGCCGTAGGATAGGCGAGGTGGGTATAGAGGCCGCCATAGCGGGTGCCCTGGGGATTCCGGTCGCCTTGGTCACAGGGGACGACAAGACGTGCGAGGAGGCTAGGCGGCTTTTAAAGGATGTCGAGACGGTTGTGGTTAAGAAAGGGCTAGGTAGATACAGTGCCATATGCCTAGCCCCTAAGAAGACTCGAAAGCTTATAGCCGATGCCGCTGAGAAGGCGTTGAGGCGCCTAGACGAGTTTAAACCCTTGACCTTCGAGCCTCCGATAACGCTTGAGATAGAGTTTCAAAGAAGGGTGCATGCGGAGGCTAGGCTGAGGGCTGAGGGTGAGCTGGTAGGCGATAGGACCGTGGTATATCGAGGAGACAGCGTTTTAGACGTCATGAGGATGGCTGGATGGTATTGA
- a CDS encoding dipeptidase — protein MTVLKKFPVIDMHEDIGYYYATGGHDGLTMADFSEDVAGRHGDIPKYRKARVRVVFSAVFPLMPAFNPELSRIIWSGYHQKPLLYVNYPRAVKLNILEQVKIYHRLFKTYPEIKPVSEPGDIDRLLESRDVGFLISLEGADGLDEPGDLELLYRLGVRSLQMTWNYDTKYASSCMSRKDYGLTGLGEALVDEANRLGVILDISHVGEKASLEIIEASKLPVIASHANVKTVKKHVRNLSDEVLEALASKGGVVGFTVIPSMISEKPCLEDLVEHILYVCQHYGSELLGLGTDYFGLIGVKPPKGLEDVSKLDGLWEALMDRGLNESDVEAMAYGNALRVLKAHENRWRRLKP, from the coding sequence GTGACCGTCTTGAAGAAGTTTCCGGTTATAGATATGCACGAGGATATCGGTTACTACTACGCAACCGGAGGACACGATGGCCTAACAATGGCCGACTTCTCTGAGGACGTAGCCGGTAGACATGGTGACATACCGAAATACCGTAAAGCCCGTGTCCGGGTGGTTTTCTCCGCCGTCTTCCCGCTCATGCCGGCCTTCAACCCAGAGCTTTCACGGATCATATGGAGCGGGTACCATCAGAAGCCGCTACTCTACGTGAACTATCCCAGAGCGGTTAAACTGAACATTCTAGAGCAGGTTAAAATCTACCATAGACTCTTTAAGACGTATCCTGAGATTAAACCGGTCTCCGAACCTGGAGACATCGATAGGCTTCTGGAGAGCAGAGACGTAGGTTTCCTTATAAGCCTCGAAGGCGCCGACGGATTAGACGAGCCGGGAGACCTCGAGCTTCTATACAGGCTCGGGGTGAGAAGCCTCCAGATGACGTGGAACTACGATACGAAATACGCAAGCTCCTGTATGAGCCGGAAAGACTATGGGCTTACAGGTCTGGGCGAGGCATTGGTGGATGAGGCGAACCGTTTAGGCGTGATACTCGACATATCCCATGTAGGTGAGAAGGCAAGCTTGGAGATCATAGAGGCGTCTAAGCTACCGGTAATCGCCAGCCATGCAAACGTTAAGACCGTGAAGAAGCACGTGAGAAACCTCAGCGACGAGGTTCTAGAAGCCTTAGCTTCTAAAGGCGGTGTCGTAGGGTTTACGGTGATACCGTCCATGATATCTGAAAAACCCTGCCTAGAGGACTTGGTGGAACATATTCTTTACGTCTGTCAGCACTACGGTTCCGAGTTGCTGGGCTTGGGAACCGACTACTTCGGTCTCATAGGTGTCAAACCGCCCAAAGGGCTGGAAGATGTATCTAAACTAGACGGTCTTTGGGAGGCTCTTATGGACAGAGGCTTGAACGAGTCAGACGTGGAGGCCATGGCTTACGGCAACGCTCTCAGGGTGTTGAAAGCTCATGAAAACCGCTGGAGAAGGCTTAAACCATAA
- a CDS encoding ferrous iron transport protein A, protein MDSRGGEVQRRLSDLKPGEGGKIVRITGPPSLRRRLLDMGLVKGAYIEVVRKAPLGDPMEFLVKGYNLSLRKEECDNVYVST, encoded by the coding sequence ATGGATAGCCGCGGGGGGGAAGTTCAGAGAAGGCTCAGCGACCTCAAGCCTGGAGAAGGGGGTAAGATCGTAAGGATTACTGGTCCGCCATCTTTGAGGAGGCGGTTGCTCGATATGGGTTTAGTTAAGGGTGCTTACATAGAGGTTGTTAGGAAAGCTCCTCTAGGCGACCCCATGGAGTTTCTGGTTAAAGGCTACAACCTAAGCTTGAGAAAGGAGGAGTGTGATAACGTATATGTTTCAACCTAG